The region CCAAAATTCCATGTAAATTTTTATTGTATATTTAAACCGGTATAGTTATGTCTGAAGAAAATAATTCCAAGTCGTTTGATGGTCGCCAAATGCCCGCCGATGTTGAGGCGGAACGCTGTTTGCTGGGTGGTATTTTACGTGACCCCGAAGTGATGGGCGTCGCTGTTATGGCCATCAATGACGATGACTTTTTCTACATGGAACGTCATCAGTTGATTTGGAACGCGCTTTGCAGTTTGAACAAGGCGGTTACTCCCATCGATCCCGTGACGCTTTCAGCGGAACTCACGAAGATGGGCAAGCTCGACCTTGTCGGTGGCCGCGAATACATCTTTGAATTGATGGAATCCGTCGCATCGTCGGCGAATGTCCCGTGGCAGTTGGAACACCTTCGCAACAAGGCGGTGCTCCGCAAACTTATCCGCACGTCATCCGATATTATCCGCCAGGCGATGGACCCGGCCTCAACGCCGGACAATGTGTTACAGGATGCCGAACGCGATATCTTTGCGATTGCCGATAACCAGGTGCGCAACACCTTGAAGTCGATCGACAACTTTGTGGCGCCTCTTTTGGAACGCATCAACAACCGTCGTGATGGCGGCATTACGGGTGTGCCTACGGGCATTACGGAACTGGATGAACTCACGAACGGTCTCCAGAATTCCGACTTGATCATTCTCGCAGCCCGTCCGGGTGTGGGTAAAACATCTTTCGCGATGACGGTTGCCGCAAATGCAGCCATTCGCTACGGCAAGAACGTTGCCTTTTTCAGCTTGGAAATGGACGGCATCCAGCTCGCCCAGCGTCTGCTTTGCTCGCAGGCGCAGGTGGACCAGAGTAGGCTCCGCAACGGTAAGCTCAGTTCTGACGAAATCAAGAAGATTATCGCCGCAGTGACGCCGATTAATCAGGCTCCGCTGTTTGTCGATGACAACGCCGACCTCGGCATCATGGAACTCATGAGCAAGGCGCGCCAGCTCAAGCACAAGGGCCACCTCGACCTCCTCATCATCGACTACTTGCAGTTGATGAAGACCGGCAAGGAAGAAAACCGCGCGGTTGCAATCGGTGCCATTTCCCGTGGTCTAAAAATCTTGGCGAAGGAATTGAGCATCCCGGTCATCGCACTTGCACAGCTCAGCCGTAAAGTCGAAGAAAAGGGTCGTGAACGCCCGCAGCTTTCGGACTTGCGTGAATCCGGTTCTATCGAACAGGACGCCGACATGGTGTGGTTCGTGGAACGCCCGTTCGTGCAGACGCACAAGGACGAAGACCGCTACAAGGCAACACTCATTGTGGCGAAGCACCGTAACGGTTCCGTGAAGGATATTGACATGAGCTTCGTGCCTGAATACACGACGTTCTACGATGCGACCGACCAGCAAGGCGTGGAAGGTGACGAAGATTATCAGTATGGCTCAGATGACGATGGCGGTGGACCGCAGGTTGCCGACTTTGGGAGCTTTTAAGGAAGTGCAATGCCGTTGATTCTGAAACCGATAAATTGGATAGGGCAAAAGATTGTCGATGCAATCGCCGCTGTAGGCGAGTGCATTTGCATCCTGTTCATTACGCTCAAGCAGTTCAGGTATGTGCACAAGAATCCGGCCCTGATCGTAAAGGAGATGATCTCTGTAGGAGTCTCCTCGCTCCCGCTTTTGTTTGTGACGTCCATCTTTACAGGCATGGTCGCGACCATCATGGCCGAGTTCGAATTTCACAATCTCGTGTCCGACAAGTTCGTGGGAACGGCCGCTTGCAAGATGGTGCTGATAGAACTTGGCCCCTTGCTTACTGCGATTGTGCTTTCGGGCCGTGTGGGTAGCGCCGTTGCTGCTGAAATCGGCTCCATGAAGGAAAAGGAAGAACTCTCCGCGTATGTGGTGCTCGGGCTTGATCCGTACCGCTACCTTGCCATGCCGAGGCTGTTTGCGTTCTTGACGATGATCCCGTGCCTGACGGCCATCTCTAATGCGCTTGCGCTGATTGGCGGCTGGATCGTCTGTGTGCTTGCTCTGGATATCACGACCTACACCTATTCGACCGGTATGCAGTACCTGTTCGAAAATCTGGACTTGTGGGCGGGGATTATCAAGTCTATTGTATTTGGAACGATCATATTTGTGCTTGCCTACTACCATGGGACGCATTCCAAGCCGGGTGCGCATGGTGTTGGACTTGCGACGATGAGCGTTGTGGTTTCTAGTTGTCTTATGATTTTGGTTTCTGACTTTATTCTTGATGCGTTCTTGTTCTTCTAGAGGTTGAGCTATGCCGAATGTAAAAATCGATCCGAATGACATTGCAATTCGACTCAAAGGGCTTAAGAAGTCCTTTGGCCCTCAGACCGTTCTTGAAGACGTGAACCTCGACATCCGCCGTGGCGAGACGATGGTGATTATCGGTAAGTCCGGTGGTGGCAAGTCTGTGATTCTAAAGCACATGATTGGACTTTTGCAGCCGGATGGCGGCGAAGTGACTGTCGATGGCGTGACGATCAGTACGCCACAGTTCTTCGATACGCGTACCATCCGCCGCAAGATGGGTATGTTGTTCCAAATGGGCGCCTTGTTCGATTCCATGGACACGGGCGAGAATATCGCTTTTGCCCTCCGCGAACATCACCCGGAAATGTCTGAAGCTGAGATCCAGAACGTGGTGACGGAAAAGCTTCAGATGATCAACCTCGTGCCGTCATTCCGTACAAAGATGCCCTCCGAACTTTCGGGCGGTATGCGTAAGCGCGTGGCTCTTGCAAGGGCCATTGCCTTGAATCCGGAAATTCTTTTGTACGATGAACCGACAACGGGCCTGGACCCGATTACAAGTGACGTGATCAACGATCTTATTCTCGATATGCAGAGCAAGCTCGGTGTCACCTCGGTTGTTGTGACGCACGACATGGTAAGCGCCTTCAAGGTGGCGGACCGAATCGCCATGCTATACAATGGGCGAATCATCGAAGTGGGTTCAGTCGATGAAATCAAGAATACAAGCAACCCGTATGTGCACCAGTTCATTACGGGACAACGTAAAATTTCGGTGGATGGGGAATCGCAGGAGTAGAATTTAAGATGGGGAATAATATGGATAGGAAAAAGTTTTTACCATTATTGCTTTCGTCGGCAATGGTGCTGTTCTGGGCTTGTGGTGAAGGTGAGATTGCTAAAGCTACAGATAATGACGAATTGGCGATGAAAAAAATCGAAGAAATTGATGAACTTGAATTTGCCAATTTCTTTATCAAGGAATACTGTAAGGGAAAAAAGAACTGCAATGTAGAACTTATAAAGAGTAGCAGTTCCAAAAAGAACGACGCGAAAAGCAGCAGTTCTGCAAAGTCTTCTTCGTCCAAAAAATCTTCTGATTCTGGCAAGAGCAGCAGCTCTGCGAAGTCTTCGTCGTCTGGAAAATCGTCTAGTTCTGGCAATAGCGGCAGTTCGACATCGTCGAGTTCGTCAAAGACCGGCTCTAGCTCCAGCGGCGCTTTGAAAGTCTCTGGTAAGTGTAGCGTCGAAAAAGACGATGTTGTTCGTATCGGAGACGCTGTCACGTGGAGCTATGTTCCTAATGAAGGAACGCTGGATGAAGGCAAATACAAGTGGGACCTGAGTCCTGATGCCGGAAGGAAGCCTAGCGTCCTTGTCGGTTCCGTTGAAGAAACCGGTTTCCCTGAAATCACGGTGGCTTATGATGCGGAAGGCCCTGTCATCGGTCCGTTGCTGACCTTTGCCGGCAAGGAATTTGATTGTGGCGATTTTGTAAAGCCGTTTACGGTACATGCTGCGGGTTATGATCCGACGTCTTCTTCTGCTATGGAATCCTCGTCTTCTGAGGCGGAATCGTCTTCTTCGGAGGTGAAATCTTCTTCAAGCGTCGTGAGGGGCTACTGCAAGGTTAGCAAGCGCGAAGCGTTTGTCGATGAAGAAGTGTACTGGTATGTTGCCGATGAAAACGGAGTCGAACTTGAAGGGTATCACAACTGGACGGGTCTCGGCGCCTTTGGTACGCTTGTTTCGGGCGAACGCGAAGGAAATGGTTCCACCAGGATTAAGGTGAAGTATTCTGCACCAGGGCAAAAGGAACCTACTGTACAGTATGGAACGCTGGCTCTTATTTGCGATATCGATGATGAACTGGATCCGTTCCTTGTAGTTAAGCCCAAGATTGAAGAAAGTTCATCTTCCGAAGAACCCGAGGAAAGCTCGTCATCGTATGTTGAATTGAGTTCTTCTGATCAGGCTTCATCATCTTCTGGTAAGCCTCCGGTGATCGATTAGTACACAAAAAACTGTATAATTAACTTTACAAACACCCTGGACTTGATGTCTGGGGTGTTTTTTTGTGAACTTCCTCAATAAAAAACGCTTACACCATTTGCATATTGCCGTGATTTAATTTATTTTTCGCCTAAGAGGTTTTTTATGAATAAAAAGTTTTATGTTGGAACGCTAGCTTTTGGTGTTGCTGCAAGTTTTTGGGCTTGTGGTAGTGGTGATATTTTGAACCCAAATAATGGCGACGATATTATGGGTCTCCCGATCAACTACGAAGATGGCGTAGCTGCTGACAATAGTCTTAATGAAGCCGTGATGAATTCTACCAACTGCCCAGAATGTTTTGTAAGTGTTCAGCCTAGTTCTTCATCTAGGGGGAGAGTGAGGTCTTCGAGTTCGGTAAATCCTGGCCTTTCTTCGTCCCGCTATTCCAGCGCTATAGTTAATTCTTCTTCCTCTATACCTGGCTATGTAAGTTCTTCATCTACGACGAATCCTCCGCCTTCTTATTCGTCGAGCGCTGTTGTGGTTTCTAGCTCTTCTATACCTTCTGGTCCGATTTCGGATATCGGAACTTGCCATCCGGATCTTGCTACGATCTCTAAGGGTGGAACGGCTACATGGGTGTTTGACCAGGATGCAAGCATTTCCGCTCTTAAGTTGCTGAAGGCGAAGTTCACATGGACGTTTGAGGGCGGTACGCCTCCGACTATTGAAGTTGATGGTGCTAATGGTACTGAACAGAAGGTCAAGTACGTCAATTCCGGTAAGTATGGTGCTTCGGTTGTCGTAAGCTTTACTGATGGTGCTCATGTTGTGCCCTGTAGTCCGCTACAGGTGAATGGTGAACCGATTTCTTGTAAGTGCACTGGTGCTGGCGGCGATGTCACTACCGATGCCGGTGTAGCTACATGGACCGCTACTTGCACTTCTGCTGCTAACATCATTGATTATGAATGGGATGGCGTGTCTGCAGGTGCGACGGGCGTTACTGGTACTCACACCTTTACGAAAAAGGGCCAGTCCTATGCTCCAGTTCTTAGAGTAAGCAACGATGATAATTCTGTCGAGACAGTGACCTGCCCGGCTATTATTGCTTCGGATGCAAACATTCCGGACTATAAGATTGAAACGACGCAAGATAAAGTTGAATTTGACAAGGTTGGCGAATTTACTTTGGTGGCCGACTTGCCGCAGAATTGGCATAATGATGCGACAACTTGCACCTTGGTCTGCCAGGGTGGAAATTCGCCGTATGAATTGACTATCGACGGCATTGAAGTTTCTGGTACGAACTATCAGGACATTAAGGGCAAGATGCTTGTTGCTCATACTGTTGGTAAGTATCCGATCCCGGTAAAGGTGACAAAGATCGCTGCTGGTGAAACCGTCTCTTGCGGTGTTAACTGGTAACAGTTGTGAAATTCTAAAAAAGACCTCCCGCATGGGAGGTCTTTTTGTATGCTCTGTCATTCTGAAGCGCGGCTTCGTCTTGCTCATAAAAATCTTGCTCATAAAAGGAAAGCCCGCTTTCGCGGGCTCCAATGACCAAAGACTATTGACCAATAACTAATGACTACTCTTTCTCTCCCTTGAACTTCGCAAGGAACGTCTTTGTTTCGTTCGCGACAATGCCAGAGAGAAGTATTAGCGCCACAAGGTTCGGGAATGCCATCAGACCGTTAAAAATGTCGGCGCTTGTCCAGACGGCGCTGACCGTGAGGTATGGTCCGATGAAAATGGCGAAGATGTAGACCCAGCGGTAGGTGAGAATCGCCTTCTTGTCCTTGCGGCCGAGCAGGTACTGCAAGCACTTTTCAGAGTAGTAGGCCCAGCCAAGAATCGTCGTGAACGCGAAGAACACGAGAGCTATTGCAAGGAAGTACGGGGCGATCACGGCACCGCCTGGGATAATGGCAAGGCCGCGGGAGAATGCTTCCATCGTGATGTTTACGCCTTCGAGTCCGAGCTTCGGATCCCAGGCGCCCGAGACGACAATCGCAAGGCCGGTCATCGTACAAATGATAATCGTGTCGAAGAACGTGCCTGTCATGCAAACAAGACCCTGACGCACAGGTTCCTTTGTCTTTGCTGCGGCAGCTGCAATCGGTGCAGAACCGAGGCCTGCTTCGTTACTGAAAATGCCACGAGCGATGCCTTTCTGCATTGCAATGAAAATGGAACCGACAACGCCGCCGGTGACTGCAGACGGATTGAAAGCTGCCCTCACAATCGTTTCGATTGCGGAGGAAATCTGCGAGAAGTTGAGGAGCAAAAGGAGAATGCAAGCGATGATGTAGATGATTGCCATGATAGGAACAATGTACATCGAGACTTTTGCAATGCGCTTGAGACCGCCGATGATGACTGTTGCCGCAAAGATCGTGACGAGGAGGCCTGCGATAGCTGTCGTGACACTCACGGAGTTTCCGCCGATGTTGACAAATTCAGCGGCATTCGGAGTGAGACGCGCCATGGCGCTCGTGATGCCATTGACCTGCGTGATGGTGCCAATGCCGAGGAGGCCTGCGGCCATGCCAAAGATGGCGAATATCACGGCAAGCCATTTCATGTTCCAGCCAAAGCGTTCCTTGATACCCGTTTCGATGTAATAGAACGGACCGCCGAGAACCTTGCCGTCCTTGTCTACTGTGCGGTACTTGACGGCGAGCAGGCCTTCGGCATACTTTGTTGCCATGCCGAGGAAAGCGGCGACTTCCATCCAGAAGAGGGCGCCCGGGCCACCGGTGCCGATAGCGGTTGCCACGCCGACGATGTTGCCTGTACCGATCGTGGCGGCAAGAGCCGTGCAGAGAGCACCGAAGCTAGAAACTTCGCCTGCGCCGTCCTTTTCGCTGTGCGCCATGAAGCGGAGCGCGTTGTGCAAGTTCATGACTTGCAGGCAGCCAAGACGGATGGTGAGGAGGATGCCTACAAAGAGAATGATGACAATGAGGGGAACGCCCCAGACGTACCCATCGATAGCATCGAGAATGGAATTGAGTGTTTCCATAAAGAATCCTTGATGTTAAGGGGTTTTGCTTCAAAGTTAGAAATAATGCTTGATGGTGTGAAGCTTTTTTTGCTGCTTTTTATAGACTTGTTCTATGACCGAAAAAATTGGATTGCGTTTGTTACGGCAAGTGTAAAAAATCCTGGCGTAAAACCAGGATTTGTAAAAGACGGAGCTGTTGAAGCCGCTTGGCGACTAGGGCTACGGCTAAATTGTAGTTAGAGAATCAACTTCGGCGTTGTAATCTACGCCTTCGATGTCGAAACCGTTTGTTGCGAGAAAATCGTGACGGTAGCCTTCGAGATCGCCGACCTCGGCGAGGTTCTCTTGCGTGACGGTCGCCATGCGTTTGTCCACTTCGGCCTGGACTTTCGGGTCCAATTCGTAGTCATCGATGCGGATGAGGTGATTCTCGTCTGTCGGAACCTTGGAACCCGTATAAAGTCTTTCGGTCATCAAGCGTTCCATCTGCTCGATGCATCCTTCGTGATTCCCCATTTCCTTCATGACCTTGAAGAGCACGGAAATGTACATCGGGATGATGGGAATGACGGCGCTGGAACGAGTGACAAGTCCTTTGTTCACAGAGACGTAGGCTTCGCCGTGGAGGTCGTTTTGCAATTCGCTGTTGAGTTCAAGCGCGGTTGCTTCGAGATGCTTCTTGGCGCCGCCGATTGTACCGTCGCGGTAGATGGCGTGCGAAAGCTTCGGGCCGATATATGAATAAGCGACGGTCTTCACGCCTTCGGCGAGAACGCCTGCCTCCTTGAGCTTGCGTACCCAAAGCGCCCAGTCTTCACCGCCCATGACTTTAACTGTATTGGCCACTTCTTCGGCGGTGGCGGGTTCTGCGCT is a window of Fibrobacter sp. UWB4 DNA encoding:
- the dnaB gene encoding replicative DNA helicase, with product MSEENNSKSFDGRQMPADVEAERCLLGGILRDPEVMGVAVMAINDDDFFYMERHQLIWNALCSLNKAVTPIDPVTLSAELTKMGKLDLVGGREYIFELMESVASSANVPWQLEHLRNKAVLRKLIRTSSDIIRQAMDPASTPDNVLQDAERDIFAIADNQVRNTLKSIDNFVAPLLERINNRRDGGITGVPTGITELDELTNGLQNSDLIILAARPGVGKTSFAMTVAANAAIRYGKNVAFFSLEMDGIQLAQRLLCSQAQVDQSRLRNGKLSSDEIKKIIAAVTPINQAPLFVDDNADLGIMELMSKARQLKHKGHLDLLIIDYLQLMKTGKEENRAVAIGAISRGLKILAKELSIPVIALAQLSRKVEEKGRERPQLSDLRESGSIEQDADMVWFVERPFVQTHKDEDRYKATLIVAKHRNGSVKDIDMSFVPEYTTFYDATDQQGVEGDEDYQYGSDDDGGGPQVADFGSF
- a CDS encoding ABC transporter permease; the protein is MPLILKPINWIGQKIVDAIAAVGECICILFITLKQFRYVHKNPALIVKEMISVGVSSLPLLFVTSIFTGMVATIMAEFEFHNLVSDKFVGTAACKMVLIELGPLLTAIVLSGRVGSAVAAEIGSMKEKEELSAYVVLGLDPYRYLAMPRLFAFLTMIPCLTAISNALALIGGWIVCVLALDITTYTYSTGMQYLFENLDLWAGIIKSIVFGTIIFVLAYYHGTHSKPGAHGVGLATMSVVVSSCLMILVSDFILDAFLFF
- a CDS encoding ABC transporter ATP-binding protein; this encodes MPNVKIDPNDIAIRLKGLKKSFGPQTVLEDVNLDIRRGETMVIIGKSGGGKSVILKHMIGLLQPDGGEVTVDGVTISTPQFFDTRTIRRKMGMLFQMGALFDSMDTGENIAFALREHHPEMSEAEIQNVVTEKLQMINLVPSFRTKMPSELSGGMRKRVALARAIALNPEILLYDEPTTGLDPITSDVINDLILDMQSKLGVTSVVVTHDMVSAFKVADRIAMLYNGRIIEVGSVDEIKNTSNPYVHQFITGQRKISVDGESQE
- a CDS encoding PKD domain-containing protein; its protein translation is MNKKFYVGTLAFGVAASFWACGSGDILNPNNGDDIMGLPINYEDGVAADNSLNEAVMNSTNCPECFVSVQPSSSSRGRVRSSSSVNPGLSSSRYSSAIVNSSSSIPGYVSSSSTTNPPPSYSSSAVVVSSSSIPSGPISDIGTCHPDLATISKGGTATWVFDQDASISALKLLKAKFTWTFEGGTPPTIEVDGANGTEQKVKYVNSGKYGASVVVSFTDGAHVVPCSPLQVNGEPISCKCTGAGGDVTTDAGVATWTATCTSAANIIDYEWDGVSAGATGVTGTHTFTKKGQSYAPVLRVSNDDNSVETVTCPAIIASDANIPDYKIETTQDKVEFDKVGEFTLVADLPQNWHNDATTCTLVCQGGNSPYELTIDGIEVSGTNYQDIKGKMLVAHTVGKYPIPVKVTKIAAGETVSCGVNW
- a CDS encoding sodium:alanine symporter family protein, which codes for METLNSILDAIDGYVWGVPLIVIILFVGILLTIRLGCLQVMNLHNALRFMAHSEKDGAGEVSSFGALCTALAATIGTGNIVGVATAIGTGGPGALFWMEVAAFLGMATKYAEGLLAVKYRTVDKDGKVLGGPFYYIETGIKERFGWNMKWLAVIFAIFGMAAGLLGIGTITQVNGITSAMARLTPNAAEFVNIGGNSVSVTTAIAGLLVTIFAATVIIGGLKRIAKVSMYIVPIMAIIYIIACILLLLLNFSQISSAIETIVRAAFNPSAVTGGVVGSIFIAMQKGIARGIFSNEAGLGSAPIAAAAAKTKEPVRQGLVCMTGTFFDTIIICTMTGLAIVVSGAWDPKLGLEGVNITMEAFSRGLAIIPGGAVIAPYFLAIALVFFAFTTILGWAYYSEKCLQYLLGRKDKKAILTYRWVYIFAIFIGPYLTVSAVWTSADIFNGLMAFPNLVALILLSGIVANETKTFLAKFKGEKE
- the fabV gene encoding enoyl-ACP reductase FabV → MIIEPLIRSNMCINAHPKGCAADVKHQIEFIEKKFTTRNIPADAPKTVLVLGCSTGYGLASRIVAAFGYKAITIGVSFEKEGSDGGIGESREKTGTPGWYNNMAFDKFAKEAGLESVTFNGDAFSHEMRQNVINTLKKMGKKVDLLVYSVASSVRVDPDNGTIYRSVLKPIGQVFTGATIDCLSGKISTISAEPATAEEVANTVKVMGGEDWALWVRKLKEAGVLAEGVKTVAYSYIGPKLSHAIYRDGTIGGAKKHLEATALELNSELQNDLHGEAYVSVNKGLVTRSSAVIPIIPMYISVLFKVMKEMGNHEGCIEQMERLMTERLYTGSKVPTDENHLIRIDDYELDPKVQAEVDKRMATVTQENLAEVGDLEGYRHDFLATNGFDIEGVDYNAEVDSLTTI